A genomic stretch from Microcebus murinus isolate Inina chromosome 11, M.murinus_Inina_mat1.0, whole genome shotgun sequence includes:
- the MTX3 gene encoding metaxin-3 isoform X1 — protein sequence MAAPLELSCWGGGWGLPSVHSESLVVMAYAKFSGAPLKVNVIDNTWRGSRGDVPVLATEDNIVSQPAKILNFLRKQKYNADYELSAKQGADTLAYIALLEEKLLPAVLHTFWVESDNYFTVTKPWFASRMPFPLSLILPGRMSKGALNRILLTRGEPPLYHLREVEAQIYRDAKECLNLLSNRLGTSQFFFGDTPCTLDAYVFGFLAPLYKVRFPKVQLQEHLKQLSNLCRFCDDILNSYFRLSLGGISPAGQETIDANLQKLTQLVNKESNLIEKMDDNLRQSPQLPHRKLPTLKLTPAEEESNSLQRLSP from the exons ATGGCGGCCCCCTTGGAGCTCAGTTGCTGGGGAGGCGGCTGGGGGCTCCCCTCGGTACACAGCGAGTCCCTGGTGGTGATG GCTTATGCCAAATTTTCTGGTGCACCTTTGAAAGTCAATGTCATAGATAACACCTGGAGAGGTTCAAGAG GCGATGTACCAGTTTTGGCAACTGAAGACAACATTGTTTCTCAGCCAgcaaaaatactaaattttttaagaaaacag aaatataatgctgACTATGAACTCTCAGCAAAACAAGGGGCAGATACCTTGGCTTACATTGCTCTCCTTGAAGAGAAGCTTCTTCCTGCAGTG CTTCACACATTCTGGGTTGAGAGTGACAATTACTTTACTGTGACAAAGCCATGGTTTGCTTCACGAATGCCTTTTCCCTTGAGTTTGATCCTGCCTGGAAGAATGTCTAAGGGGGCACTGAATAGGATTCTCCTGACCAGAGGAGAGCCTCCCCTGTACCACCTTCGAGAAGTAGAAGCACAG ATATACAGAGATGCCAAGGAGTGCCTAAATCTTCTGTCAAACAGATTGGGAACATCTCAGTTTTTCTTTGGAGATAC gCCTTGTACCTTGGATGCctatgtttttggttttcttgcaCCTCTTTATAAAGTACGGTTTCCTAAAGTTCAGCTACAAGAACACCTAAAACAGCTCTCCAACCTGTGTCGCTTTTGTGATGACATCTTAAACAGTTATTTTAGGCTTAGTCTTGGAG GCATCTCTCCAGCTGGACAAGAAACGATAGATGCAAATCTGCAGAAACTCACACAACTTGTAAATAAGGAATCCAACTTGATTGAAAAG ATGGATGACAATCTTCGCCAAAGC
- the MTX3 gene encoding metaxin-3 isoform X3: protein MAAPLELSCWGGGWGLPSVHSESLVVMAYAKFSGAPLKVNVIDNTWRGSRGDVPVLATEDNIVSQPAKILNFLRKQKYNADYELSAKQGADTLAYIALLEEKLLPAVLHTFWVESDNYFTVTKPWFASRMPFPLSLILPGRMSKGALNRILLTRGEPPLYHLREVEAQIYRDAKECLNLLSNRLGTSQFFFGDTPCTLDAYVFGFLAPLYKVRFPKVQLQEHLKQLSNLCRFCDDILNSYFRLSLGDG from the exons ATGGCGGCCCCCTTGGAGCTCAGTTGCTGGGGAGGCGGCTGGGGGCTCCCCTCGGTACACAGCGAGTCCCTGGTGGTGATG GCTTATGCCAAATTTTCTGGTGCACCTTTGAAAGTCAATGTCATAGATAACACCTGGAGAGGTTCAAGAG GCGATGTACCAGTTTTGGCAACTGAAGACAACATTGTTTCTCAGCCAgcaaaaatactaaattttttaagaaaacag aaatataatgctgACTATGAACTCTCAGCAAAACAAGGGGCAGATACCTTGGCTTACATTGCTCTCCTTGAAGAGAAGCTTCTTCCTGCAGTG CTTCACACATTCTGGGTTGAGAGTGACAATTACTTTACTGTGACAAAGCCATGGTTTGCTTCACGAATGCCTTTTCCCTTGAGTTTGATCCTGCCTGGAAGAATGTCTAAGGGGGCACTGAATAGGATTCTCCTGACCAGAGGAGAGCCTCCCCTGTACCACCTTCGAGAAGTAGAAGCACAG ATATACAGAGATGCCAAGGAGTGCCTAAATCTTCTGTCAAACAGATTGGGAACATCTCAGTTTTTCTTTGGAGATAC gCCTTGTACCTTGGATGCctatgtttttggttttcttgcaCCTCTTTATAAAGTACGGTTTCCTAAAGTTCAGCTACAAGAACACCTAAAACAGCTCTCCAACCTGTGTCGCTTTTGTGATGACATCTTAAACAGTTATTTTAGGCTTAGTCTTGGAG ATGGATGA
- the MTX3 gene encoding metaxin-3 isoform X2 translates to MAAPLELSCWGGGWGLPSVHSESLVVMAYAKFSGAPLKVNVIDNTWRGSRGDVPVLATEDNIVSQPAKILNFLRKQKYNADYELSAKQGADTLAYIALLEEKLLPAVLHTFWVESDNYFTVTKPWFASRMPFPLSLILPGRMSKGALNRILLTRGEPPLYHLREVEAQIYRDAKECLNLLSNRLGTSQFFFGDTPCTLDAYVFGFLAPLYKVRFPKVQLQEHLKQLSNLCRFCDDILNSYFRLSLGAFSCVNRNQQQIDFGEVHSHDSTS, encoded by the exons ATGGCGGCCCCCTTGGAGCTCAGTTGCTGGGGAGGCGGCTGGGGGCTCCCCTCGGTACACAGCGAGTCCCTGGTGGTGATG GCTTATGCCAAATTTTCTGGTGCACCTTTGAAAGTCAATGTCATAGATAACACCTGGAGAGGTTCAAGAG GCGATGTACCAGTTTTGGCAACTGAAGACAACATTGTTTCTCAGCCAgcaaaaatactaaattttttaagaaaacag aaatataatgctgACTATGAACTCTCAGCAAAACAAGGGGCAGATACCTTGGCTTACATTGCTCTCCTTGAAGAGAAGCTTCTTCCTGCAGTG CTTCACACATTCTGGGTTGAGAGTGACAATTACTTTACTGTGACAAAGCCATGGTTTGCTTCACGAATGCCTTTTCCCTTGAGTTTGATCCTGCCTGGAAGAATGTCTAAGGGGGCACTGAATAGGATTCTCCTGACCAGAGGAGAGCCTCCCCTGTACCACCTTCGAGAAGTAGAAGCACAG ATATACAGAGATGCCAAGGAGTGCCTAAATCTTCTGTCAAACAGATTGGGAACATCTCAGTTTTTCTTTGGAGATAC gCCTTGTACCTTGGATGCctatgtttttggttttcttgcaCCTCTTTATAAAGTACGGTTTCCTAAAGTTCAGCTACAAGAACACCTAAAACAGCTCTCCAACCTGTGTCGCTTTTGTGATGACATCTTAAACAGTTATTTTAGGCTTAGTCTTGGAG CATTTTCCTGCGTGAACAGAAATCAGCAGCAGATTGATTTTGGTGAGGTACACTCCCATGATTCCACTTCTTGA